The following proteins come from a genomic window of Hymenobacter canadensis:
- a CDS encoding transposase — protein MQQKRYSSDLTERQWTKLAPLFVVQRTSKWPLRAVVNGIFYVLKNGCVWRDVPADFPPWPTVYYYFSKWTADGTWQRVSGCLTLEARERVKKTPSPRRLSSTVKA, from the coding sequence ATGCAGCAGAAGCGGTATAGTTCAGACTTGACAGAGCGTCAGTGGACGAAGCTAGCGCCCTTATTCGTGGTGCAGCGCACGAGTAAGTGGCCGCTGCGCGCGGTGGTGAATGGCATCTTTTACGTGCTCAAAAACGGTTGTGTGTGGCGCGACGTGCCGGCAGACTTCCCTCCCTGGCCTACAGTGTACTATTATTTCAGCAAGTGGACCGCCGATGGCACTTGGCAGCGAGTGAGTGGTTGTTTGACGCTTGAAGCCCGCGAGCGGGTAAAAAAAACGCCCAGCCCACGGCGGCTATCCTCGACAGTCAAAGCGTGA
- the trxA gene encoding thioredoxin: protein MGHKAIEITDANFDQIINSDKPVLVDFWAEWCGPCRMVGPVVEELAGEYEGKVIIGKVDVDANPQTSAKFGIRSIPTLLVFKNGQVVDKQVGAVPKHVLAQKLDAQVTA from the coding sequence ATGGGACATAAAGCCATCGAAATTACCGATGCTAACTTCGATCAGATCATCAACTCCGATAAGCCCGTGCTGGTGGACTTCTGGGCCGAATGGTGCGGCCCCTGCCGCATGGTAGGCCCGGTAGTGGAAGAGCTGGCCGGCGAATATGAAGGCAAAGTCATTATCGGTAAAGTTGACGTAGATGCCAACCCGCAGACGTCGGCCAAGTTTGGCATCCGCAGCATTCCTACGCTGCTCGTGTTCAAGAACGGCCAGGTAGTTGACAAGCAGGTAGGTGCTGTTCCAAAGCACGTACTGGCCCAGAAACTCGACGCCCAGGTAACTGCCTAA
- a CDS encoding radical SAM protein: MRLVNHPVLCNYYVTYRCNARCSFCDIWEKPSPYITLDDVERNLRDLKRLGVSVVDFTGGEPLLHRQIHEFVGLAHDMGFITTLTTNCLLYPKYAEKLRGKVDMLHFSLDSSEKEVHDKGRGVACYDFVLESIRVARELGERPDILFTVFRENLHELEAVYRDIAQPNGLVLILNPAFEYNTVETGGQLTPAELDYLSAFGRRKGVYLNEAFIALRRDGGNHVAAPVCRAASTTLVISPSNELVLPCYHLGEQKFPINGQLHDLYQSPEVGRLVALEGRLPQCEGCTINCYMQPSFAVETSKYFWQALPSTLKYNWTKGTWKRMLQ, from the coding sequence ATGCGCTTAGTGAATCATCCGGTTCTGTGCAATTACTACGTCACGTACCGGTGCAATGCGCGCTGCTCGTTCTGCGACATCTGGGAGAAACCCTCGCCCTACATCACCCTGGACGACGTGGAGCGCAACCTGCGCGACCTGAAGCGCCTGGGCGTGTCGGTGGTGGATTTTACGGGCGGCGAGCCGCTACTGCACCGCCAGATTCACGAGTTTGTAGGCCTGGCCCACGACATGGGCTTCATCACCACGCTCACCACCAACTGCCTGCTCTACCCCAAATACGCCGAAAAGCTGCGCGGTAAAGTGGACATGCTGCACTTCTCGCTCGATTCGTCGGAGAAGGAAGTGCACGATAAAGGGCGCGGCGTGGCCTGCTATGACTTCGTGCTGGAAAGCATCCGCGTAGCCCGCGAGCTGGGCGAGCGGCCCGATATCCTGTTTACGGTGTTCCGCGAAAACCTGCACGAGCTGGAAGCTGTGTACCGCGACATTGCCCAGCCCAACGGCCTAGTGCTGATTCTGAACCCGGCCTTCGAGTACAACACCGTGGAAACCGGTGGGCAGCTGACGCCGGCCGAGCTGGACTACCTGTCGGCCTTTGGCCGGCGCAAGGGCGTGTACCTCAACGAAGCCTTTATTGCGCTCCGGCGCGACGGCGGCAACCACGTGGCCGCGCCCGTGTGCCGGGCGGCCAGCACCACGCTGGTTATTTCGCCCTCCAATGAGCTGGTGCTGCCCTGCTACCACCTCGGCGAGCAGAAATTTCCCATCAACGGCCAGCTCCACGACCTCTACCAATCACCTGAAGTGGGCCGCTTGGTGGCGCTGGAAGGCCGCCTGCCGCAGTGCGAGGGCTGCACCATCAACTGCTACATGCAGCCCAGCTTTGCCGTTGAAACCAGCAAGTATTTCTGGCAGGCGCTGCCCAGCACTCTGAAATACAACTGGACCAAAGGCACCTGGAAGCGGATGCTACAGTAA
- a CDS encoding GbsR/MarR family transcriptional regulator: MQLDEAKRRFIEGWGTLGSAWGVSRTMAQVHALLLISAGALSTEDIMEQLQISRGNVNLNVRALMDWGIVRKELRPGERREFFSGEKDIHRVATLILQERRKRELQPIMRVLGEISEVEPSPTATPEEVAAFTHMIGSIQGFAGFADRAASTLIKADENWFLSTFMKLMRP; this comes from the coding sequence ATGCAACTCGACGAAGCCAAGCGCAGATTCATTGAAGGCTGGGGCACTCTGGGCTCGGCCTGGGGCGTGAGCCGCACAATGGCGCAGGTGCACGCGTTGCTGCTGATATCGGCGGGGGCGCTCAGCACCGAGGACATCATGGAGCAGTTGCAGATTTCGCGGGGCAACGTGAACCTGAACGTGCGTGCCCTCATGGACTGGGGCATCGTGCGCAAGGAGCTGCGGCCCGGCGAGCGGCGCGAGTTTTTCTCGGGCGAGAAGGACATTCACCGGGTAGCCACCCTGATTCTGCAGGAGCGCCGCAAGCGTGAATTGCAGCCTATTATGCGCGTGCTGGGCGAAATCAGCGAGGTAGAGCCCTCCCCCACCGCTACGCCCGAAGAGGTGGCGGCCTTCACCCACATGATTGGCAGCATTCAGGGCTTTGCCGGCTTCGCCGACCGGGCCGCCTCCACGCTCATCAAGGCCGATGAGAACTGGTTTCTGAGCACCTTCATGAAGCTGATGCGGCCGTGA
- a CDS encoding energy transducer TonB, producing MKACLTMLCVCLLACAGPAKGQSMPAVYLNSHDEATVPDSATHYRVIERKNELLGTYAMREFSLTGTLLLRGTLSSIDPVVRTGLLTWYHPNGAKAAQVHYRADEAEGVYVAWYEDGRVRQRGEYLNGQRSGTWISVHRNGQKRSKGSYAAGRAVGEWRHYYDTGQLSALELLSRDKGPALVFFNEDGSPYVGKLQKRELPRFPGGETALLNYVARTTNYPRNSRRKGITGKVYVSYTVDEQGRVGQVQVVQGLSPETDQEARRVVASLPAFQPGREYHVPTAMTFTVPIHFSPSFSLFNGSRPPQVPPTEARAARPEEMY from the coding sequence ATGAAAGCCTGCTTAACCATGTTGTGTGTGTGCTTGCTGGCCTGCGCGGGACCGGCCAAGGGGCAGAGTATGCCGGCCGTGTATCTTAACAGCCATGACGAGGCCACGGTGCCGGATAGCGCCACCCACTACCGGGTAATCGAACGCAAAAATGAGCTGCTGGGCACTTACGCCATGCGGGAATTCTCGCTGACGGGTACGCTGCTGTTGCGCGGCACGCTCAGCTCCATCGACCCGGTGGTGCGCACCGGTCTGCTGACCTGGTACCACCCCAACGGCGCCAAAGCCGCCCAGGTCCACTACCGCGCCGATGAGGCCGAGGGCGTGTATGTGGCGTGGTACGAGGATGGCCGGGTGCGCCAGCGCGGCGAGTACCTCAACGGCCAGCGTAGCGGCACTTGGATCAGCGTGCACCGCAATGGCCAGAAACGCTCCAAAGGCAGCTACGCCGCCGGCCGGGCTGTGGGCGAGTGGCGCCACTACTACGATACGGGCCAGCTGAGTGCGCTGGAGTTGCTCAGCCGCGACAAAGGGCCAGCGCTAGTGTTTTTCAACGAGGATGGCTCGCCGTACGTGGGCAAGCTGCAGAAGCGCGAGCTGCCGCGGTTTCCAGGCGGCGAAACGGCGCTGCTCAATTACGTGGCCCGCACCACCAACTACCCGCGCAATTCGCGGCGCAAAGGCATTACGGGCAAGGTCTACGTGAGCTACACCGTGGATGAGCAGGGCCGGGTGGGGCAGGTGCAGGTGGTGCAGGGCCTGTCGCCGGAAACCGACCAGGAGGCGCGGCGCGTGGTGGCCAGCCTGCCCGCGTTCCAGCCCGGCCGCGAGTACCACGTGCCCACCGCTATGACCTTCACGGTGCCCATTCACTTCTCGCCGAGCTTCTCGCTGTTCAACGGCTCGCGGCCGCCACAGGTGCCGCCCACGGAGGCGCGGGCCGCCCGCCCGGAGGAAATGTATTGA
- a CDS encoding hemolysin family protein, with product MLNGFFVAAEFAFVKVRPSQIDIKAQSGNRLAKLVQSMLHDLNYYLSATQLGITVASLALGWVGESVVAAVVVAIIDQLGLTLTPTLIHQIAIATSFTLITIMHIVLGEQAPKVLAIQKPETTSMAIAIPLRAFAFMTFPLIWVLDRLSNLVAGLFGGNATHGSEVHTSEELRLLLDQSKQSGEIQESEHELLENVFEFNDRMVKQIMVPRTKLAAIDVNTPQDGILEMVYNEGYSRIPVFEGNIDNIVGVLYVKDLLQIIRRNEALELPKIMRPAYFVPETKKINRLLRQFQRKHMHMAIVSDEFGGVSGIVTIEDIMEELVGEIQDEYDNEVPVVERVSAVEFRVNTSTSISDANEYLPFPLPEGEDYETVGGLLNVIYGNIPEVGDVAVLDNYEFRVLKRSRRSVELVQLRVNTEAEREEQEDEGLQAL from the coding sequence TTGCTGAACGGATTTTTTGTGGCGGCAGAATTCGCTTTCGTTAAAGTTCGCCCCTCTCAGATAGACATCAAGGCGCAGAGCGGCAACCGGCTGGCCAAGCTCGTGCAGAGCATGCTCCACGACCTCAACTACTACCTCTCGGCTACGCAGCTGGGCATTACGGTGGCGTCGCTGGCGCTGGGTTGGGTAGGCGAAAGTGTGGTAGCCGCCGTGGTAGTTGCCATCATCGACCAGTTGGGCCTGACGCTCACGCCCACGCTGATCCACCAGATTGCCATTGCCACGTCGTTTACGCTCATCACCATCATGCACATCGTGCTGGGCGAGCAGGCGCCGAAGGTGCTGGCTATCCAAAAGCCCGAAACCACGTCCATGGCCATTGCCATTCCGTTGCGGGCGTTTGCCTTCATGACGTTCCCGCTGATCTGGGTGCTCGACCGGCTGTCGAATCTGGTGGCGGGTTTGTTTGGCGGCAATGCCACCCACGGCTCGGAAGTGCACACCTCAGAAGAGCTGCGTTTGCTGCTCGACCAGAGCAAGCAGAGCGGGGAAATCCAGGAATCGGAGCATGAGCTGCTGGAAAACGTGTTCGAGTTCAACGACCGGATGGTGAAGCAGATCATGGTGCCCCGCACCAAGCTGGCCGCCATCGACGTGAACACGCCCCAGGATGGCATCCTGGAAATGGTCTACAACGAGGGCTACTCGCGCATTCCGGTGTTCGAAGGCAATATAGACAACATCGTAGGGGTGCTTTACGTGAAGGACCTGCTGCAAATCATCCGCCGCAACGAGGCCCTGGAGCTGCCCAAGATCATGCGGCCGGCCTACTTCGTGCCCGAAACCAAGAAAATTAACCGCCTGCTGCGCCAGTTCCAGCGCAAGCACATGCACATGGCCATCGTGTCAGACGAGTTCGGCGGCGTGTCGGGCATCGTGACCATTGAGGACATCATGGAGGAGCTGGTGGGCGAAATCCAGGACGAATACGACAACGAGGTGCCGGTTGTGGAGCGCGTATCGGCGGTGGAATTCCGCGTGAACACCTCCACGTCCATTTCCGACGCCAACGAGTACCTGCCCTTCCCGCTGCCCGAAGGCGAAGACTACGAAACGGTAGGCGGCCTGCTGAACGTCATCTACGGCAACATTCCGGAAGTAGGCGACGTGGCCGTGCTCGACAACTACGAGTTCCGGGTGCTGAAACGCTCCCGCCGCTCCGTGGAGCTGGTGCAATTGCGCGTAAACACCGAAGCTGAGCGCGAAGAACAGGAAGACGAAGGGCTGCAGGCGCTGTAG
- a CDS encoding gamma carbonic anhydrase family protein gives MPALILPVQGKHPQIPADCYVAENATIVGDVTLGAQCTVWFNAVIRGDVNAIHIGDKTNVQDGAVLHCTYQKAATTIGARVSIGHKAIVHGCTVEDDVLIGMGAIVMDHAVVGAGCIVAAGAVVLENTQCEPGYLYAGVPARRIKPVTEEQRANMLRTADNYVLYASWFQQENS, from the coding sequence ATGCCTGCCCTCATTCTGCCCGTCCAGGGCAAACACCCGCAAATTCCGGCCGACTGCTACGTGGCCGAAAATGCCACTATCGTCGGCGACGTGACGCTCGGCGCGCAATGCACGGTGTGGTTCAACGCCGTTATCCGCGGCGACGTCAACGCTATCCACATCGGCGATAAAACCAACGTGCAGGACGGCGCCGTGCTGCACTGCACCTACCAGAAAGCCGCTACCACCATCGGGGCGCGCGTGAGCATCGGGCACAAGGCCATCGTGCACGGCTGCACCGTGGAGGACGACGTGCTGATTGGCATGGGCGCCATTGTGATGGACCACGCCGTGGTAGGCGCGGGCTGCATTGTGGCCGCCGGGGCCGTAGTGCTGGAAAACACACAGTGCGAGCCGGGCTACCTCTACGCCGGCGTGCCCGCCCGCCGCATCAAGCCCGTAACCGAGGAGCAGCGCGCCAACATGCTCCGCACCGCCGACAACTATGTGCTGTACGCCAGCTGGTTTCAGCAGGAAAATTCCTGA
- a CDS encoding protein-disulfide reductase DsbD family protein has translation MFFRNYFLLPLLLVLSMAGGATAQILTPTKLSVALSQPTAKVGEEVELIVNARIDDKWHLYATDFDPDLGPTVFTFSFTKSPAYELVGKPKSISSKKKYDDVFKGDITYFEKTGQMRQRIRLLQPGALTVQANVEYQTCTDIDGRCIPGEETLSFGPLPVTGAAIAATPATPAAATTAATTTAAATTPAAGEAAAAEAPVTSADTAVVVTDAAATPATSDTATAAASASAVAAAATPAANAAIPADSGLLSLAIVAFLSGLSGLLTPCVFPLIPMTVSIFTKGSANRRQGILKALFYGFSIIFIYVVLGLLTTVLLGADGLNLISTHWLPNLIFFAVFVVFGLSFLGLFEITLPNGMVNKIDEQADKGGWAGVFFMALTLVVVSFSCTGPIVGTILAMAAHGGGIQPVVGMFGFSLAFALPFMLFALFPAWLKSLPSSGGWLNTVKVVLGFVELMLALKFLSMADLAYHWNLLPRDLYLVLWITLSGLLGLYLLGRFKLSHDSDLSHLSVGRLLMAVLAFGFMTYLVPGLFGAPLPLLAGYLPPQSRNDFSIASGGTAAATSATPLNAACEAPRYEDFLELPHGLRGYFDLAQAQRCAKALNKPLFIDFTGHACVNCRKMEASVWSDPRVLQRLRDDFVVVALYVDDKAELPQSEWYTSTYDNKQKTTLGKKNADLQLSGFNVNAQPFYVLLDPTAPADLAHTLAAPVAYEPSAEAFVKFLDAGLARYRQQNP, from the coding sequence ATGTTCTTTCGAAATTATTTTCTGCTGCCGTTGCTGCTCGTGCTGAGCATGGCCGGCGGCGCTACTGCACAAATCCTGACGCCTACCAAGCTAAGCGTGGCCCTGAGCCAGCCCACGGCCAAAGTAGGGGAGGAGGTAGAACTCATCGTCAATGCCCGCATCGACGACAAGTGGCACCTCTACGCCACCGATTTCGACCCCGACCTGGGACCCACGGTGTTCACGTTCAGCTTCACCAAAAGCCCCGCCTACGAGCTGGTGGGCAAGCCAAAATCTATCAGCTCTAAAAAGAAGTACGACGACGTTTTCAAAGGCGACATCACCTACTTCGAGAAAACGGGCCAGATGCGCCAGCGCATCCGGCTGCTGCAGCCCGGCGCCCTCACGGTGCAGGCCAACGTGGAGTACCAGACCTGCACCGACATTGATGGCCGCTGCATTCCGGGCGAGGAAACCCTGAGCTTCGGCCCGCTGCCCGTCACGGGCGCGGCCATTGCCGCCACACCTGCTACGCCTGCGGCGGCCACTACGGCAGCCACCACCACGGCGGCAGCAACCACGCCAGCCGCCGGCGAGGCAGCTGCTGCCGAGGCTCCTGTGACTTCTGCCGATACCGCGGTTGTAGTAACAGACGCCGCCGCCACGCCTGCCACCTCTGACACCGCTACGGCCGCCGCCAGCGCGTCGGCCGTAGCCGCCGCCGCTACGCCCGCTGCCAATGCCGCCATTCCGGCCGATTCGGGGCTGCTTTCACTGGCTATTGTGGCGTTTCTGTCGGGGCTGAGCGGGCTGCTCACGCCGTGCGTGTTCCCGCTCATCCCCATGACAGTTTCCATCTTCACCAAAGGCTCGGCCAACCGGCGCCAGGGCATCCTGAAGGCGCTGTTCTACGGCTTCAGCATCATCTTCATCTACGTGGTGCTGGGGCTGCTGACCACCGTGCTGCTGGGGGCCGACGGCCTGAACCTGATCAGCACGCACTGGCTGCCCAACCTGATTTTCTTTGCCGTGTTCGTGGTCTTCGGCCTTTCCTTCCTGGGCTTGTTTGAAATCACCCTGCCCAACGGCATGGTCAATAAGATTGATGAGCAGGCCGACAAAGGCGGCTGGGCCGGGGTGTTCTTCATGGCCCTGACGCTGGTCGTGGTGTCGTTTAGCTGCACCGGACCCATCGTGGGTACTATCCTGGCCATGGCCGCCCACGGCGGCGGCATCCAGCCGGTAGTGGGCATGTTTGGCTTCTCGCTGGCCTTTGCGCTGCCATTTATGTTGTTTGCGCTGTTCCCGGCGTGGCTGAAAAGCCTGCCCAGCTCCGGCGGCTGGCTGAACACCGTGAAGGTGGTGCTGGGCTTCGTGGAGCTGATGCTGGCCCTCAAGTTCCTGAGCATGGCCGACCTGGCCTACCACTGGAACCTACTCCCCCGCGACCTGTATCTGGTACTCTGGATTACGCTCTCCGGCCTGCTGGGCCTGTATCTGCTGGGCCGCTTCAAACTCTCCCACGACTCCGACCTCTCGCACCTGAGCGTGGGGCGCCTGCTGATGGCGGTGCTGGCCTTTGGCTTTATGACATATCTGGTGCCGGGCCTGTTTGGGGCGCCGCTGCCGCTGCTGGCCGGCTACCTGCCCCCGCAGAGCCGCAACGACTTCTCCATAGCCTCTGGCGGCACTGCCGCTGCCACCTCGGCCACGCCCCTCAACGCCGCCTGCGAAGCCCCGCGCTACGAAGACTTCCTGGAGCTGCCCCACGGCCTGCGCGGCTACTTCGACTTGGCCCAGGCCCAGCGCTGCGCCAAGGCCCTGAACAAGCCGCTGTTCATCGACTTCACGGGCCATGCCTGCGTGAACTGCCGCAAGATGGAAGCCTCCGTCTGGAGCGACCCGCGGGTGCTCCAGCGCCTGCGCGACGATTTTGTGGTGGTGGCCCTCTACGTGGACGACAAGGCCGAGCTGCCCCAAAGCGAGTGGTACACCTCCACCTACGACAACAAGCAGAAAACCACGCTGGGTAAGAAAAACGCCGACCTGCAGCTGTCTGGCTTCAACGTAAACGCCCAGCCCTTCTACGTCCTCCTCGACCCCACCGCGCCCGCCGACCTAGCCCACACTCTGGCCGCCCCGGTGGCCTACGAGCCCAGCGCCGAGGCCTTCGTGAAGTTTCTGGATGCCGGCCTGGCCCGCTACCGCCAGCAGAATCCGTAG
- a CDS encoding transposase, whose product MKNTATSTRQVGYDAGKRIKGRKRFFLVDTLGNLLTCCVVAAHCHDGASAARLWDALALGSELLDRLQTVFVDGGFGRRFRQHLAGRGLQAQVPMGVVADKGRFFIHAKRWVVERSIAWAGTNRRLAKDYERKTQHANAWLYLANIRRLTKLT is encoded by the coding sequence GTGAAGAACACGGCCACCAGCACCCGCCAAGTGGGCTACGACGCGGGCAAACGCATCAAGGGCCGCAAGCGCTTCTTTCTGGTCGACACACTGGGCAATCTGCTTACCTGCTGCGTAGTGGCAGCCCACTGCCACGATGGGGCCAGCGCCGCCCGCCTCTGGGACGCACTGGCGCTGGGCAGCGAGTTGCTTGACCGGCTGCAGACCGTGTTCGTGGACGGCGGCTTTGGCCGCCGCTTCCGCCAGCACTTGGCGGGCCGAGGCCTGCAGGCACAGGTGCCGATGGGCGTAGTGGCCGATAAAGGCCGCTTTTTTATCCACGCCAAGCGCTGGGTCGTGGAACGCAGCATTGCTTGGGCCGGTACCAACCGCCGTTTGGCCAAAGACTACGAACGAAAAACCCAGCACGCCAACGCCTGGCTATACTTAGCCAACATCCGACGACTCACCAAGCTAACTTAA
- a CDS encoding Lrp/AsnC ligand binding domain-containing protein, protein MAKNYELDDTDRKILDLLIHDAKMPYTEIARKVHVSGGTVHVRMARLEELGIVKGATLEIDYQKLGYGVDAFLGIYLLKSSVYASVAAQLREIPEVVSIHFTTGAYGIFARIRCRDTQHLREVLHGQMQLIEGIERTETLISLEESLNRPIQLL, encoded by the coding sequence ATGGCTAAGAATTACGAACTTGACGACACCGACCGCAAGATTCTGGATTTGCTGATCCATGATGCGAAGATGCCCTATACCGAAATTGCCCGAAAGGTGCATGTTTCTGGTGGTACGGTACACGTGCGCATGGCCCGGCTGGAGGAGTTGGGCATTGTGAAAGGCGCCACTCTGGAGATTGACTACCAGAAACTGGGTTATGGTGTGGATGCCTTTCTGGGTATCTACCTCCTGAAAAGCTCAGTATATGCCAGCGTGGCAGCCCAGCTACGCGAAATTCCGGAAGTGGTCAGCATTCATTTCACCACCGGCGCGTATGGCATCTTCGCCCGCATCCGGTGCCGCGACACGCAGCACCTACGCGAAGTGCTACACGGGCAGATGCAGCTCATCGAAGGCATCGAACGCACCGAAACGCTGATTTCACTGGAAGAGTCGCTCAACCGTCCCATTCAGCTGCTGTAA
- a CDS encoding isoaspartyl peptidase/L-asparaginase family protein has protein sequence MSLRTHLLALLLAAPLILPLAARAQSAAPIAALAPDPSRITLVIHGGAGTITRANMTSEKEQAYNAALDQALQAGYAVLKRGGTSMDAVEASVRVMEDSPLFNAGKGAVFTHEGRNEMDAAVMNGQNLAAGAVAGVTVLRNPITAARAVMEKSEHVMMTGPGAEQFAREKGLAIVDPSYFFTQARYDQLQKALAEDRAAGTPDQLNAPTKAAPAAAPAKVKMKTKAGKPTSAVTDPAQDASLIFTEGKKYGTVGAVALDQYGNLAAATSTGGMTNKRYGRVGDAPIIGCGTYADNQSCAVSCTGWGEYFIRATVARDVAARVEFGQQPVAQAAQATIDKVAKLGGDGGLIALDRQGNLAMPFNSEGMYRGFIKADGKSQIQIYK, from the coding sequence ATGTCGCTTCGTACTCACCTGCTGGCCCTGTTGCTGGCCGCGCCCCTGATCCTGCCGCTGGCGGCACGGGCCCAATCTGCCGCCCCGATTGCGGCCCTCGCCCCCGATCCTTCGCGCATCACGCTCGTGATTCATGGCGGCGCTGGCACCATCACCCGCGCCAATATGACGTCGGAGAAGGAGCAGGCCTACAACGCCGCCCTCGACCAGGCCCTGCAGGCGGGCTACGCCGTGCTCAAGCGCGGCGGCACCTCAATGGATGCTGTGGAGGCCTCCGTGCGCGTGATGGAAGACTCGCCGTTGTTCAATGCCGGCAAAGGCGCCGTTTTCACCCACGAAGGCCGCAATGAGATGGACGCCGCCGTCATGAACGGCCAGAACCTGGCGGCCGGTGCCGTGGCGGGCGTCACGGTGCTGCGCAACCCCATCACGGCGGCCCGGGCCGTAATGGAGAAGTCGGAGCACGTGATGATGACCGGGCCGGGCGCCGAACAGTTCGCCCGCGAGAAGGGCCTGGCGATTGTCGATCCGTCTTACTTCTTCACCCAGGCCCGCTACGACCAGCTGCAGAAGGCGCTGGCCGAAGACCGCGCCGCCGGCACTCCCGACCAGCTCAACGCACCCACCAAGGCAGCGCCGGCCGCGGCGCCGGCCAAAGTGAAGATGAAAACCAAAGCCGGTAAGCCCACCAGCGCCGTCACGGATCCTGCCCAAGATGCCAGCCTGATTTTCACCGAAGGCAAAAAATATGGCACCGTAGGCGCCGTGGCCCTCGACCAATACGGCAACCTGGCCGCGGCCACCAGCACCGGCGGCATGACCAACAAGCGCTACGGCCGCGTCGGCGATGCGCCCATCATCGGCTGCGGCACCTACGCCGATAACCAGTCGTGCGCCGTATCGTGCACCGGTTGGGGCGAATACTTCATCCGGGCGACGGTGGCCCGGGATGTGGCCGCCCGCGTGGAATTCGGGCAGCAGCCCGTGGCCCAGGCCGCCCAGGCCACCATCGATAAAGTAGCCAAGCTCGGCGGCGACGGCGGTCTGATTGCGCTGGACCGCCAAGGCAATCTGGCCATGCCGTTCAATTCCGAGGGCATGTACCGTGGGTTTATCAAGGCTGACGGCAAAAGCCAGATCCAGATTTACAAGTAG
- a CDS encoding TIGR01777 family oxidoreductase produces MEPPLLILAGGTGFLGQHLRHYFTRAGYRVRALSRRSRHPDDLAWDGRTLGPWAAALEGAAVVLNLAGRSVDCRYHAVNRYAIVRSRTDSTRVLGEAIAACRNPPALWLNSSTATIYEDTAGPAPANTEASGRVGRGFSEMVAQQWEAEFNLAALPRTRRVALRTAIVLGADGGALPTLARLARRGLSTPHGHGQQWVSWLHIEDFCRAVEFLVAHPALAGAFNLCAPEPLPNAALMALLEAHYRPRWHLLQPRWLLEIGAFVLRTETELLLKSRKVVPQRLLEAGFRFRYCSCAQALTDLLSQLP; encoded by the coding sequence ATGGAACCCCCACTTCTTATTCTGGCCGGCGGCACGGGCTTTCTGGGCCAGCACCTGCGGCACTATTTCACCCGGGCCGGCTACCGGGTCCGGGCGCTCAGCCGCCGCTCCCGCCACCCCGACGACCTTGCCTGGGACGGCCGCACCCTCGGCCCCTGGGCTGCTGCCCTGGAAGGTGCCGCGGTAGTGCTCAACCTGGCCGGCCGCTCCGTTGATTGCCGCTATCACGCCGTCAACCGCTACGCCATCGTGCGCAGCCGCACCGACAGCACCCGGGTGCTGGGCGAAGCCATAGCGGCCTGCCGCAATCCACCGGCCCTGTGGCTGAATTCCTCTACGGCCACTATCTACGAGGACACGGCCGGACCAGCCCCGGCCAATACGGAGGCCAGCGGTCGGGTCGGGCGCGGGTTCTCGGAGATGGTGGCTCAGCAGTGGGAAGCCGAGTTCAACCTGGCCGCTTTGCCCCGTACTCGCCGCGTGGCCCTGCGCACGGCCATTGTGCTGGGTGCCGACGGCGGGGCGCTGCCTACGCTGGCCCGGCTGGCGCGCCGGGGCCTCAGCACGCCGCACGGCCACGGGCAGCAGTGGGTAAGCTGGCTGCACATCGAGGACTTCTGCCGGGCCGTGGAGTTTCTGGTAGCGCATCCGGCGCTGGCGGGCGCCTTCAACCTGTGCGCCCCGGAGCCGCTGCCCAACGCGGCGCTCATGGCCCTGCTCGAGGCCCACTACCGCCCACGCTGGCACCTACTGCAGCCCCGCTGGCTGCTCGAAATCGGCGCTTTCGTGCTCCGCACCGAAACCGAGCTGCTCCTCAAAAGCCGCAAAGTGGTGCCCCAGCGGCTACTGGAAGCCGGCTTCCGGTTCCGCTATTGCAGCTGCGCACAAGCCCTCACCGACCTGCTGTCGCAACTGCCCTAA